One region of Metallosphaera sedula DSM 5348 genomic DNA includes:
- a CDS encoding proteasome assembly chaperone family protein translates to MINVEEGFEIEENYVPDIRKPAYMIVGIPDAGLVGEIATEYMIGKGLVQEYGQVFSRKYLPPILHVDDGVAKSPLRLYYGKDINVIVLHSWTALPVNSAYPLARFITDYAIRYGISSIISITGLPIPNRLDIDKPSAYWIANSKDLASSLSGLDNVQKFGQGYISGPYAPILYETAKKNIGNFAIVVESFLDIPDPEASAVALEIVGKYLGFTIDTSALLQEAEEIRSRIKGLMEQTKRELPTYSSGKPMTYA, encoded by the coding sequence GTGATTAATGTGGAGGAAGGATTTGAGATAGAGGAAAATTATGTCCCTGATATAAGGAAACCCGCGTACATGATCGTAGGTATACCTGATGCTGGTCTAGTTGGGGAGATAGCCACAGAGTATATGATCGGTAAGGGTCTAGTTCAAGAATACGGCCAGGTGTTTTCCAGAAAGTATCTTCCACCAATACTTCACGTTGATGATGGTGTTGCTAAGTCTCCCCTAAGGCTCTATTACGGAAAGGATATCAACGTCATAGTCCTTCACTCGTGGACCGCCCTCCCGGTGAATTCAGCCTATCCCCTAGCTAGGTTCATAACAGATTATGCAATAAGGTATGGCATCAGCTCAATAATTTCCATTACGGGACTTCCCATACCCAACAGACTCGATATAGATAAACCATCAGCTTACTGGATAGCTAACTCGAAGGATTTAGCTTCTAGTTTGAGCGGGCTCGACAATGTTCAGAAATTTGGTCAGGGTTATATCTCCGGTCCATATGCTCCCATTCTCTATGAGACTGCCAAGAAAAACATTGGCAACTTCGCCATTGTGGTGGAGTCTTTTCTGGACATACCGGATCCGGAGGCCTCAGCTGTAGCCCTAGAAATAGTCGGAAAATACCTGGGTTTCACCATTGATACGAGCGCTCTCTTGCAGGAGGCAGAAGAGATAAGGTCCAGGATCAAGGGTCTAATGGAGCAAACCAAGAGGGAGCTTCCCACTTACTCCTCAGGAAAACCAATGACCTACGCGTGA
- the sufC gene encoding Fe-S cluster assembly ATPase SufC — MSTLKVENLHVEVEGKEVLKGVTFEVKSGEIHALMGPNGSGKTTLSLALMGHPKYKITKGSIILDGEDITNLETDEKVKRGLFLAFQNPIEISGVKLSTLLVAEYNRISGSNKSVSEIVGDVRNIAKSVGLNETLLNRGVFDGFSGGEKKRTEILQMLLMKPKFAILDEPDSGVDVDGLRIISEGIKKLRAENNTGYVIITHYRRILDYVNADKVHVLYRGTIIASGGMELAKLIDEKGYEGVIKSRN, encoded by the coding sequence ATGTCAACACTTAAAGTTGAAAACCTTCACGTTGAGGTTGAGGGTAAGGAAGTCCTTAAGGGAGTTACGTTCGAGGTCAAGAGCGGAGAGATACATGCTTTGATGGGTCCTAACGGAAGCGGTAAAACCACCCTTTCCTTGGCTCTCATGGGACACCCCAAGTATAAGATAACCAAGGGTTCAATCATACTCGACGGTGAGGACATAACAAACCTAGAGACAGACGAGAAGGTCAAGAGGGGGCTATTTCTAGCCTTTCAGAACCCCATAGAGATAAGCGGGGTCAAGTTGTCCACCCTTCTCGTGGCCGAGTATAACAGGATATCAGGCTCCAATAAGTCCGTGTCAGAGATAGTTGGTGATGTTAGGAACATTGCCAAGTCTGTTGGACTTAACGAGACCCTTCTGAACAGGGGAGTCTTTGACGGCTTTAGCGGTGGTGAGAAGAAAAGGACCGAGATTCTTCAGATGTTGCTCATGAAACCCAAGTTTGCTATCTTGGACGAGCCCGACTCCGGAGTTGATGTTGACGGATTGAGGATAATTTCAGAAGGCATAAAGAAACTCAGGGCCGAAAACAACACAGGCTACGTGATAATCACGCATTACAGGAGGATCCTAGATTACGTCAATGCCGATAAGGTCCATGTTCTATATAGGGGAACAATAATAGCCAGCGGTGGAATGGAACTGGCAAAGCTCATTGACGAGAAGGGCTATGAGGGAGTAATTAAATCTCGCAACTGA
- the gcvT gene encoding glycine cleavage system aminomethyltransferase GcvT, producing the protein MFWTPLINFEEKLGANLGEFAGWKMPMTYTSYQEEHMAVRTKSAFFDLSHMGRLRITGKLQEFENLVAKKVSDSSPGTMVGPTAFLNDKAGFVDDVMTYKVSESEFLVVTNAINREKVINWIRKNSSLEVEDLTFDLVMIALQGRGIWEVAEKPDLSPLQFKLNAKFEGHEVFLLSRSGWTGEDGLEFWAKPEVAQSILERLIARGVKGAGLVARDSLRQEMGFVLYGEDIGEDVNPVEARYWVYSLDKDFIGKGALLDILRTGVDRLRIGIKLPKNQRVIPRNSSKIKIAGKEVGYVTSSTFSPYLSRVIGMGYLSSRHFLMGGNAEVEVRGKDYSVKLSDFPLFK; encoded by the coding sequence ATGTTTTGGACTCCCTTGATTAACTTTGAGGAAAAGTTAGGAGCAAATCTAGGTGAGTTTGCAGGCTGGAAAATGCCCATGACCTACACCTCCTACCAAGAGGAGCACATGGCAGTCAGGACAAAATCTGCCTTTTTCGATTTGTCCCACATGGGTAGGCTAAGGATAACTGGAAAACTCCAAGAGTTTGAAAATCTTGTTGCAAAAAAGGTTTCAGATTCCTCACCTGGCACCATGGTTGGTCCTACGGCCTTTCTTAACGATAAGGCAGGCTTCGTGGATGACGTGATGACCTACAAGGTATCAGAATCCGAGTTTCTTGTGGTGACCAACGCAATAAACAGGGAGAAGGTGATAAACTGGATCAGGAAGAACTCTTCCCTCGAGGTTGAGGACTTAACCTTTGACCTAGTCATGATAGCTCTTCAAGGACGTGGGATCTGGGAAGTGGCGGAGAAACCTGATCTGTCTCCTCTGCAGTTTAAGCTGAACGCTAAGTTTGAGGGGCACGAGGTTTTCCTTTTGAGTAGGTCGGGTTGGACTGGAGAGGATGGATTAGAGTTCTGGGCGAAACCCGAGGTGGCTCAATCCATCCTGGAGAGGCTCATAGCTCGAGGAGTGAAGGGGGCTGGCCTAGTAGCTAGAGATAGCTTAAGGCAGGAGATGGGTTTCGTCCTCTATGGAGAGGACATAGGAGAAGACGTTAACCCCGTGGAAGCTAGGTACTGGGTTTACTCGCTGGATAAGGACTTCATAGGGAAAGGTGCCCTTTTGGATATCCTGAGGACGGGTGTGGACAGATTAAGAATTGGTATAAAACTACCCAAGAACCAGAGGGTGATTCCTAGGAACTCCTCCAAGATCAAGATAGCAGGGAAAGAAGTAGGTTACGTGACCAGTTCGACCTTTTCTCCCTATCTATCAAGGGTTATAGGCATGGGCTACCTAAGTTCCAGGCATTTCCTCATGGGTGGAAACGCAGAAGTTGAGGTAAGAGGGAAGGATTATAGCGTTAAATTGTCGGATTTCCCACTATTTAAGTGA
- the gcvH gene encoding glycine cleavage system protein GcvH: MSEIRVGKYVLKTDLLYTESDEWVKLNGMEAVVGITDYAQKKLRDIVGVDLPKRGQKVTLGEVVAVVESVKAAADIYSPLSGEVTDVNEELTSSPELINKDPYGSGWLFKLRISNPEESKKLLSPELYAEKIKGD, translated from the coding sequence TTGAGCGAAATAAGGGTTGGTAAATACGTTCTCAAAACTGATCTGCTTTACACTGAAAGTGATGAGTGGGTTAAGCTAAACGGTATGGAAGCAGTAGTTGGGATAACGGATTATGCTCAAAAGAAGCTTAGGGATATCGTGGGAGTGGATTTACCTAAGAGAGGGCAGAAGGTAACCCTTGGGGAGGTGGTAGCGGTCGTGGAGTCTGTTAAGGCTGCAGCCGACATATACTCACCGCTTTCAGGGGAAGTAACTGACGTTAACGAGGAGCTAACTTCGAGCCCAGAGCTAATAAACAAGGATCCTTACGGCTCTGGTTGGCTATTCAAGTTAAGGATCAGTAACCCAGAGGAAAGTAAAAAGCTTCTCTCTCCAGAATTATATGCGGAGAAGATTAAGGGTGATTAA
- a CDS encoding AbrB/MazE/SpoVT family DNA-binding domain-containing protein: MEELNNAKDIETRKVQKLGSSSLFITLPKKWINKWNVKPGDKILIEVSSDGSLKLIAEKIKMENNHRSIKIDVDSLKQPIPSIIPCLYTLGYDEIILESRKSIQQKDVEDLIQVTKQIVGVEVTETSETRIKVECLLDTEKVGIESLLRRMLNTVAKRVDEVIALISGETPKENAGNHEDLRRLYYMLMRRVMGSKYETAKNMTKNSLIVINTTTLLNVDTVIDKLMEAVRSSNPDKEESKILVETLKKVNDLLDEVIMTVLFPSTKRVLNGLNLVKESRSNLSQLNNTPIVEYIKQIVGLLESALENSSCTLFLEDMPWIERNLT, from the coding sequence TTGGAGGAGCTTAACAATGCCAAGGACATAGAGACCAGGAAGGTACAGAAGCTTGGTTCATCTTCCCTGTTCATTACTCTGCCCAAAAAGTGGATTAACAAGTGGAACGTGAAACCAGGCGATAAAATCTTGATCGAGGTCTCAAGCGACGGTTCACTTAAGCTGATTGCAGAGAAGATAAAGATGGAGAACAACCATAGGTCCATTAAGATCGACGTTGACTCACTGAAGCAACCCATCCCCAGTATAATCCCGTGCCTTTATACTCTTGGATATGACGAAATTATCCTGGAATCCAGGAAATCTATCCAGCAAAAGGACGTTGAGGACCTAATTCAGGTAACAAAGCAGATAGTTGGAGTCGAGGTAACTGAAACCTCGGAGACAAGAATTAAGGTGGAATGCCTTTTGGACACCGAAAAGGTGGGGATAGAGTCTCTCCTCAGGAGGATGTTAAATACCGTGGCCAAGAGGGTAGACGAGGTTATTGCACTCATATCAGGGGAAACGCCAAAGGAGAACGCGGGTAACCACGAGGATCTACGAAGGCTCTATTACATGCTAATGAGGAGAGTTATGGGAAGCAAATATGAGACCGCCAAGAACATGACCAAGAACTCGCTTATAGTGATAAATACGACTACGCTTCTCAACGTGGATACTGTAATAGATAAGTTGATGGAAGCTGTGAGGTCCTCTAATCCGGACAAAGAGGAGTCTAAGATTCTAGTCGAGACCTTGAAGAAGGTTAACGATCTCCTGGATGAGGTCATCATGACCGTTCTCTTCCCCAGCACCAAGAGGGTTCTAAATGGTCTCAACCTAGTCAAGGAATCCAGGTCTAACTTATCTCAACTTAACAACACGCCAATTGTGGAGTATATCAAGCAGATAGTGGGGCTTTTGGAAAGCGCCCTAGAGAATTCCTCCTGCACCCTGTTCTTGGAGGATATGCCTTGGATAGAAAGAAACTTAACTTAA
- a CDS encoding CS domain-containing protein yields MPAYKDLYDMVKKAIESEMREMENLVELMSNEIRESVERESCLVPLYSEQRRENELIYIVDVPHLKEETVYVKLDGQNLELSCTNSRGVKYRLKVKIPKELEGSEVKVSRVKGRITLRLVKTETK; encoded by the coding sequence ATGCCAGCATATAAGGATCTATACGACATGGTAAAGAAGGCGATAGAGTCTGAAATGAGAGAAATGGAAAACTTGGTAGAGTTAATGTCAAACGAAATAAGGGAGTCTGTGGAGAGGGAGAGTTGCCTTGTCCCACTCTACAGTGAGCAGAGAAGGGAAAACGAGCTGATCTACATTGTGGATGTGCCCCACCTGAAGGAGGAAACCGTTTACGTCAAATTGGACGGACAGAACCTTGAACTTTCCTGCACTAACTCGAGGGGAGTAAAGTATAGATTGAAGGTAAAAATTCCCAAGGAACTCGAAGGATCAGAGGTTAAGGTCTCCAGGGTAAAGGGACGTATAACCCTAAGGTTAGTCAAGACAGAAACTAAATGA